From Chryseobacterium camelliae:
TGCATTTAGGGGGCATGCTTAGTTTAAGGTCCGATATTTTGATCATGTCGTTAAAGCTTACCGGGTAAATCCCAAATCCTGCCTTACCTTCACCATTGTCCACTTTTTCTTTCAAAAGGGTAATACCTTCAAGATTTGAAGTCCCTTTAACGTAGCTGATTTTTTCAGAACTGTCCGGATCTTCAATCTTCAGGATGTTTTTAAATATATATTTATCCAGAAGGTGGTGGTCCAGGTTATCCAGAGACATTTCCTGTGAACGCAGGTCATGCTTCACGTGAAGCGAATAAAATTTACCATCCATGTACATGGAAATGTGGAATTTCTGGGAAGGGTAATAAGGGGTTTCGCCTTTTTCATGGATCAGGAAATACTCTTCCAGCTGTTTCAGGAATTCTTCAGTACTTAGTTCCCCGATGTCACTGACCATCCTGTTATAATCATGGATCTTGATGGACTGGTTGGATACGATGAAACTGTATACAAAATTATATGGTTCCGTACCGTTATGCCTTTTGTTTTTATCTTTCTGATGTTTGGCATTCAATGCCGTGGAGCCGATCCTGTGGTGGCCGTCTGCAATATAAAATGAGTCAATCTGGTCTATAACTTCCTTAAACTGCTGAAGTTTAAGGCGGTTGTCGATCTTCCAGATTTTATGGCGGATGCCTTTTGTATCAACATGGTTGAAGATCGGGACATTTTTCTCCTCATGGTTCATGAGCAGTTCGATCTTGGAATTGGAAGGGTAGGTAAGCAGTACCGGTTCGGCCTGCAGGTTTACTTTTTCAAGGTAATGGGCCAGTTTCTCTTTTTTCTGGGGAATGGTACTTTCATGCCTTTTGATCTTTCCGTTCCAGAAATCTTCAATGCTGGCCAGTCCTAAAAGCCCCCTGAAAACCTGCTTGTTCGGGTATATCTGCTCATAAAGGTAATAAGCGGAACTGTCCTGAACGAGCTTATTTTCATCCAGAAGCTCTTCAAATGTTGCGCGGATTTTTCTGAGGTTCCGGTCAACATCCTTTGATTTGCTTACTACATAAGGCTTGATCATGTGAATATAGGTATTCTCAACCTGAGCTTTCTCTGCAATCTCCTCCTGGGTAAAATTATCCAGGGGATGGGTAGGGAAAGTACTTTCAAGGTCTTTATGAGGTCTTATTC
This genomic window contains:
- a CDS encoding DUF1015 domain-containing protein, encoding MPVFKPFRGIRPHKDLESTFPTHPLDNFTQEEIAEKAQVENTYIHMIKPYVVSKSKDVDRNLRKIRATFEELLDENKLVQDSSAYYLYEQIYPNKQVFRGLLGLASIEDFWNGKIKRHESTIPQKKEKLAHYLEKVNLQAEPVLLTYPSNSKIELLMNHEEKNVPIFNHVDTKGIRHKIWKIDNRLKLQQFKEVIDQIDSFYIADGHHRIGSTALNAKHQKDKNKRHNGTEPYNFVYSFIVSNQSIKIHDYNRMVSDIGELSTEEFLKQLEEYFLIHEKGETPYYPSQKFHISMYMDGKFYSLHVKHDLRSQEMSLDNLDHHLLDKYIFKNILKIEDPDSSEKISYVKGTSNLEGITLLKEKVDNGEGKAGFGIYPVSFNDMIKISDLKLSMPPKCTFIEPKLVTALLMYDMKS